The stretch of DNA TCTTGCCTAAAACTATCGAAAATAATCTTAGTAAGTTATATTTAGATATTCTATTAGACGATATATGGAAAAGACCTTGAAGGTGAGGACTAGGCAATATTATATCGTTCATAATTTTTGAAAATTCAAGTGATGTAATCCCATTAAAAAAAGCATTTCTAAATCCATAACATTTATCTTCGCAAGACATAAACCAGGCCAGTAAACCATATTTAGTGTTCAGCTCAGGCCCTACAGTAGAAATACGCACTGTTAAATGTGGTTCATCAATTTCGCCAGCAAACTTTGAAGTGCTGTAAATACCTTCCCCATCAGGTTTATCTAATTCTGTATAACCACCTTTTACTCCCGAAAAGACGCAGTCTGTACTTACCTGAATTAGTCGAACATTACGTTGCTTACAAATAAGAGATAAATTTTGAGGAAGAATTCGATTCATATATTCAACTCTTTTAGTGTCATTTATCTCCGATAAGTGTTTGGTAATGCCGGCACAGTTAATAATAACTTGAGGGTTAATGCTGTCTAACAAGTTAGAAATTTTTTTAGTATCAGTAAAAAAATCAAAGGGGGTTATGGATAAGTTGATACTTTCATTGGGATGAAAATATTTAGTACGGCTAATACCGTATATAGAATTATTTGAATATAAAGATAAATACGTGAAGAGCATTCTTCCGATTAGACCAGTAGTGCCAAGTATAAGAACCCTCATTTTTTAATCACCAATAAGTATGGAATTATTTTTTAATATGTCACTTAATTGTTTTGCAATTAAATTTGGATTAAAATTTTCAACATAGTATTTATATCCATTAGAACCAAACTCATCAAGTTCAAGCTGAGTTAGCTTGGAAAGTTTCTCAATATTATGAGCTAGTAAAGTTGGATCTCCAGGAGATGACACAAATCCACATTTAGCCATAGTAATTATTGATGATGCAACACCCCCGACCGCCCCTATTATAGGTCGCTTTGATGAGAGGTATCCTTGAAGTTTAGCTGGGACAGTTTGATTAAGTAGTTGGTTGTCATTGAGGGTAACTAAAAGTGCACTTGACATCTTATTAATAAATTCCATGTCAGTCTCAGGAAGTGAATCAAAGATAAAAAAATTATTTAAGTTAAATTTAGCATTTAACTTCCTCAATTCATCTTTTTTGCTTCCATCACCTATTATGATGAATTTAATATTCTCATTATTAATTAAAATTTTAGCCGCTTCTAATACAGTTTCAAGAGATTGAGCTGCACCAATATTCCCTGTGTAAACTACTTTGAAACAGACTTTCTCAAGTAGTTGTAGTAATTCAGGGGGGATCTTAGAAACTTCCGGTGATCCAGGTTGATGCGGATCAAATAAACCTGGATTTGGAAGATAAAAAATAGATTTATCCTTACATCTATCTTGAACAGGCCTACGAAAATCTTGCGATGAAATTAGTAAAAAATCATTCTTGGAATAAATAAAATTAACAACTTTTCCAGCAATTGTTATTATTAACTGATTTTTAATGTGAGAGGTAAGAAATAAAGCCTCTGGCCATAGATCTTGTATCCATGTTACCAATGTATTTGAGTATCCAATGGCCTTTAAAAAGATGCCCACTAAAGATTGTAGTATTGGGGAGGGGGCATAAGTAAAGATTGCATCGTATTTTTCCTTCCTTAGAAAAAAGGGAGCAAAGAAACAGGCGCTAAATATAAACGAAATATAGTTAACGAAAAGTGCTGTAGAGGTTGATTTAAACCTAGGTATAATGGGCACGCGTATTACTTTAATATCATTAATGGTAGACCTAAACTTAAAGCTCCATATATCAAAACCCTTATAAAATTTCCCATTCGGATAATTGGGTAAGCCAGTCAAAATAGTAATTTCATGTCCTTGACGACTTAAGTAAGTAGAAACAATGTTTATACGAAAATTTTCTGGAAAAAAATATTGAGTAACTATTAAAATTTTCATCAATTAAATACTTATAAATTTCAGTAAAGGAGTAATATAAATGGGAACAAATAAACTAAAAATTTCATATGACAACAGAACCATTCTTTTCTATTTGCATACCACAGTACAACAGGGCTCAAAAACTCTTACGCTTACTTGAGTCTATAAAAATACAAAATTATAAATCATATGAAGTATGTATTAGCGATGGTAAGTCAACCGATAACTCATTGGAACTTTCGGAAAACTACTTAACTACACACAATATAAACCATAGCATATCAAGAGCAAATAAACAAAGACGGTATGATGAAAATATTAGAAACTCGATTGCAATTTCTAAAGGAAAATTTCTTATACTAATGGGAAATGATGATTTATTAAAAGATGAAAATAGTCTTCAAGATTTGTATAAGATTTTAAATTGTTTGGACTATTCAAATTTTGGTTTCTTAATAACAAATTTTCAAGATTTAGAAAGCGGCAGCACATACTATCGAGTTGGAGAAACCTTGAATAATAAGAACATATTTAAGGTTTCTGAAATATTCCGGTCACTGTCTTTTGTGAGCGGTCTTGTTTTTAATGCTTCCTTTGCAAAAAAATACTCAAGTAATGAAGTGGATGGCTCAGAAATGTATCAAATGTATTTGGCAGCCAAATTCTTATCTAATGATGTTTATTGCAAATTATCATCTTTAGTTAGCGTAAGGAAGGATCCGGGTGATGGTTTATTAAATCTAGCCGAAAATCAACTTCCGCTGCCAATGTCTAAAATTCCGAACACAATTGCCTATGGAATTGGCCTTAAGAGTGGTGAAATCAACCGTGAACTTAGGTCAGTAATAATACAGCTTTATCTTTACATATACCCATATTGGATTTACAGATACAGAGGAAGTGTGGATAAAAAAATTTGGCTCAAATTTTGCGCATCACTTGATCCAAAGAATCTACAATTAAAATACGGAATGATCGGCAATAAATTTCAATATCACTTGCTAAGGACTATCTACTATTTAAGTATTATTGCAAGCATTTGCATTCCAAAGAGGATATTTGATTACATATTACCCTTTTTGCACAAAATTGCAAAGAGGAAGATGGGTGGTTCGGTCGGCATTTGAGGAAGTATTGTGATCATATTTTCAGTTATCCTTAGTATTTCCCTTATTTATGTATATCAAAACCAAGGGGGGAAGTATTTCGGGCGAAATCAGTCCGAATATTACGGACTGACTTCAGTCTGGGCATTATATTTTCTAATATTATTTGTGTTAAATAATTTTTTAAATAGTATTAATTCATTTATATATATATCTTGTATAATATTAATTATATTATTAACATATAGTATAAAAAAAATTAAGCTTATTACTGTATACTCTAAGTTTTTATTTTTAATATATATTTTAATATTTTTATCGTATATTATTTTTGATAAAAATTTATATAATAAAATTTATAATTGGGATGATTATTCACATTGGTTAAGAGTATATAAAATATATTCTATTTATGGTTTAAATCATTTAAAAGTATCTGAGCTTGTATTAACTTACAACTCTTTTCCAAATAATATAATACAGCATTATCCTGCAATAAATTCGTATGTTGCATCTATATTATTTCCATACCCTTATTTTGATACTTTTAATGTATATTTTTTGCAAATATTTTTTTTATATATTATTATATTTGATTTATATATTTATCTTAGAGTTCCAGGCAATAAAGTAGTATTATTTCTACTAATTTCATTATTATTATTTTCTGGTTCAACACCTTTAAATCATAATTTATTGTCTGATATTGTTATTCCCGCCTTAATCGTATTGGGGCTCAGTCAAATAAAAAACAGTAATCTTAATATAAATTTCTTATTTTCAGGTTCACTTTTTGCTTATGCAATTATGATAAAACCTCCAACAGCTATTGTTTTGGTGTTTATTGCATTTACTAATTTAATTCTTATTGAAAATAAATTTAAATATAAATGGTTTAAAGTAATGCTTATGTTTTTTTCAATATTAATCCCTTATATTTTATTTTTATTAATTTATATACCTTATTTAAATACTGGTTCAACCGGCATTCCCAATGGTAATATTACTCATATTATAAACAGCGTTATAAATAATTTCTTTGAATTTTTTAGGGTTGAACTTTTGGGGCCTATTTTTTCATTGAAGCCAAGCAAGTCATCTGTTAATTTAATCTCAATAATCTTTATTTGCTGGTGCTATTTTGTAAATAGTGATAAAAGAAATGTAATATATGTATTATCTAGCCTATCTATATATTTATTATACCTGGCAATCACATATAATTTTGTAGTATTAGATTCATCCAATGAAAGATTTGCATCTTTTGACCGGTATTTCTTAAGTTATTATATATATATAATGTTTTATTTTATGCATTATATTTTTACTAATGAAAAAATTAAAAATTATACGTGGATATTGATCATATTATTATATTTTAATACATGCTATTTCGTACCAAATTATTTATTATTAATGATTCCTGTAATTTTTATTGCTTATTTATTGAGGACTGTTCTACAAAATAAATTATTTTTAATTAATTACTTTCTTCCAATTTTCTTTATCGCATCCACTATTATTATGGGGCACAAGTTTTATCCGCCAAAATATCTTGTAGAGAACGGATTATTCTTGCAACAATTCGCTATAGTTTCTAAAAATTCAGCTGACGATATTGTCATTATTGAAGTATGCAATCCCACTCAGTATGATTATTTAGCTCTTTCATATTACAGTAATTTTTCTAATAATTTTTCTGTTATAGAGATTAAAAAATGTTCGGGTGATTTTAAATACAGGTATGCGTCTGGTAAAAATTATAATTAGTAATAATCAACCATCTATGAAAATTTAGTCATCTGTTATTCTTATGCGTATGACAGATATATGCCCATAATTATGAATCCTGATCCAATAAAGTTTGATTTTGAAACCTCTTCGCCTAAAATTAGACTTGAAAGAAAAGGTATCATCACAAACGTTAGCCCTGATATAGGTATGGCAACATTTAAGGGTACTACCCTAATTGTCTGTATCCAAAAAATCATTGCGATTGCATATAGACCTAATCCGGTAATAATCCAGATATTTTGAAGGGCTGCTGGTATAAATTGATTAAAACCTTCCGCAAGGCTTTCTGCTCCATATTTAAGGGAGATCTGACCAAGAGAGGTTAGAGTTGCGACCATAACAAGCGTTAAAAAATGTTTTAGAGTCATTAGTTTATTAGTAGGAGTTTTCAGGTAAATGAATTTAAAAAAAATTTCCGTTGTAATTCCCTGCTATCGTGTTAAAAATCATATTCTAGCTGTTATTGAGGGAATAGGTCAGGAAGTTTCTACTATTTATGTAATTGATGATTTTTGCCCAGAATTTTCTGGCGATCATGTAGGGATAAATTGCGTAGATAGGCGAGTGATTGTTTTAAGAAATAATTTTAATTTAGGCGTCGGTGGCTCAGTAATGGTTGGGTATAAAAGGGCGTTAAAAGATGGTGCTGACGTAATTGTAAAAATTGATGGTGATGGACAAATGGATCCGTCATTGCTTATGAGATTTGCTTCACCAATCATTTCCGGTGTTGCTGATTATTGCAAGGGCAATAGATTTTATGATCTTGAGGGTCTCAATTCTATGCCAAAAGTAAGATTGCTGGGTAATGCTGGTCTATCTTTTATTGCTAAATTTTCAACAGGCTATTGGAATTTATTTGATCCAACTAATGGCTATACAGCAATCAGCAGAGAGGTTGCATCACGGATTCCTTATGAAAAAATTAGTAAAAGATATTTTTTTGAAACTGATATTTTATTTAGGTTAAATCTTTTAAGGGCAGTTGCAGTTGATATTCCAATGACCTCAATATATTCGAATGAGGTTAGCAACTTACGCATTAAAAAAATATTTTTTGAATTTCTATATAAAAACTTTAGAAATTACCTAAAAAGAATTTTTTATAATTATTATTTACGCGATATGTCTGTCGCTTCCATTGAATTGCCTCTGGGAATATGTTTATTCGGCTTTGGCCTTATTTATGGTTTGGCTGGCTGGTGGCATAGCTCCTTAAGCGGTTCAAGTACACCGGTTGGAACCATAATGCTCTCCTCGGTCACAATCTTAACGGGCATACAGTTTCTGCTTGCATTTATTAACTACGACATAGGATACGTCCCTACAAAGCCTATTTCAAAGCTAGATTACTAATTTCTATCAAAACAAATTTCAAGGTCTTAATGCTTACTTTTGACAATATAATTTCCCTTATTCAGGATTCCTTAGATGGGCTGTATAGCGCATCCATGATTGAATCAAAAATTCAAATATCTGATAACACGCCCCTTTTTGGTGGGCAATCAAATATAGATTCTATGTGCTTCGTGGCCTTAATAACAGATGTCGAGGACGGTTTATGTAGATCAACTGGTAAGGATGTCTTTGTTGTACTTTCCGATATAGAGGAGCTTTACCCTGATTCACCCGTGCTAACAGCTGGGATGTTAGCCAATTATTTGGTAAGCCTTGGTAATGATTAATGCGGCGAATGATGGCGCCCAAGTGATGGTAGTGACTGGAACAAGTCGGGGGATTGGGTTCGAGATTGCAAATTGTTTTTTGCAAAAAGGATTCGTTGTGGTTGGATGCAGCAGAGGAGCGCAAACAATTCAACACCCAAGTTATAAACATTACATAGTGGATGCTTGCAATGAACTTGAAGTAAAAAAATGGGTAAGAACCGTAAAAAATGAATATAGAAAAATCAATATTTTGATTTGTAACGTTGGCCTTGTGCAGCTCGGTGCCGTGACTGGTGCTACAAGTTTAGAGAGCTTTAAATCGTTCTTAGATTCAAATTTAGTAAGCACTTTTTTAGTTTGCCGTGAATTTTCTAAAGTTATGATGCTTCAGAGGTATGGTCGAATTATTAATATTGGATCCATCATGTCGGAGATGCACGCTCCAGGGACCTGTGCTTACGCGCCTACAAAATTGGCCGTTGTTGAATTTA from Polynucleobacter duraquae encodes:
- a CDS encoding sugar nucleotide-binding protein, with the translated sequence MRVLILGTTGLIGRMLFTYLSLYSNNSIYGISRTKYFHPNESINLSITPFDFFTDTKKISNLLDSINPQVIINCAGITKHLSEINDTKRVEYMNRILPQNLSLICKQRNVRLIQVSTDCVFSGVKGGYTELDKPDGEGIYSTSKFAGEIDEPHLTVRISTVGPELNTKYGLLAWFMSCEDKCYGFRNAFFNGITSLEFSKIMNDIILPSPHLQGLFHISSNRISKYNLLRLFSIVLGKKIFIEANKTFIVDRTLSSTKFSLETNYIPKKFSKQLIELKQFLKEHTLYD
- a CDS encoding glycosyltransferase family 4 protein; translated protein: MKILIVTQYFFPENFRINIVSTYLSRQGHEITILTGLPNYPNGKFYKGFDIWSFKFRSTINDIKVIRVPIIPRFKSTSTALFVNYISFIFSACFFAPFFLRKEKYDAIFTYAPSPILQSLVGIFLKAIGYSNTLVTWIQDLWPEALFLTSHIKNQLIITIAGKVVNFIYSKNDFLLISSQDFRRPVQDRCKDKSIFYLPNPGLFDPHQPGSPEVSKIPPELLQLLEKVCFKVVYTGNIGAAQSLETVLEAAKILINNENIKFIIIGDGSKKDELRKLNAKFNLNNFFIFDSLPETDMEFINKMSSALLVTLNDNQLLNQTVPAKLQGYLSSKRPIIGAVGGVASSIITMAKCGFVSSPGDPTLLAHNIEKLSKLTQLELDEFGSNGYKYYVENFNPNLIAKQLSDILKNNSILIGD
- a CDS encoding glycosyltransferase family 2 protein, with product MTTEPFFSICIPQYNRAQKLLRLLESIKIQNYKSYEVCISDGKSTDNSLELSENYLTTHNINHSISRANKQRRYDENIRNSIAISKGKFLILMGNDDLLKDENSLQDLYKILNCLDYSNFGFLITNFQDLESGSTYYRVGETLNNKNIFKVSEIFRSLSFVSGLVFNASFAKKYSSNEVDGSEMYQMYLAAKFLSNDVYCKLSSLVSVRKDPGDGLLNLAENQLPLPMSKIPNTIAYGIGLKSGEINRELRSVIIQLYLYIYPYWIYRYRGSVDKKIWLKFCASLDPKNLQLKYGMIGNKFQYHLLRTIYYLSIIASICIPKRIFDYILPFLHKIAKRKMGGSVGI
- a CDS encoding EamA family transporter, whose translation is MTLKHFLTLVMVATLTSLGQISLKYGAESLAEGFNQFIPAALQNIWIITGLGLYAIAMIFWIQTIRVVPLNVAIPISGLTFVMIPFLSSLILGEEVSKSNFIGSGFIIMGIYLSYA
- a CDS encoding glycosyltransferase family 2 protein, whose amino-acid sequence is MNLKKISVVIPCYRVKNHILAVIEGIGQEVSTIYVIDDFCPEFSGDHVGINCVDRRVIVLRNNFNLGVGGSVMVGYKRALKDGADVIVKIDGDGQMDPSLLMRFASPIISGVADYCKGNRFYDLEGLNSMPKVRLLGNAGLSFIAKFSTGYWNLFDPTNGYTAISREVASRIPYEKISKRYFFETDILFRLNLLRAVAVDIPMTSIYSNEVSNLRIKKIFFEFLYKNFRNYLKRIFYNYYLRDMSVASIELPLGICLFGFGLIYGLAGWWHSSLSGSSTPVGTIMLSSVTILTGIQFLLAFINYDIGYVPTKPISKLDY
- a CDS encoding SDR family oxidoreductase — its product is MINAANDGAQVMVVTGTSRGIGFEIANCFLQKGFVVVGCSRGAQTIQHPSYKHYIVDACNELEVKKWVRTVKNEYRKINILICNVGLVQLGAVTGATSLESFKSFLDSNLVSTFLVCREFSKVMMLQRYGRIINIGSIMSEMHAPGTCAYAPTKLAVVEFTKVLARELADYGVTCNIVSPSMVRTDSNLVFGSKWEKAMLDMQTIKRPIEASELCHLIDFFASPLSSIVTGQILHTCFVN